One genomic region from Amycolatopsis sp. FBCC-B4732 encodes:
- a CDS encoding WXG100 family type VII secretion target produces MSSPGFQADSAAMTRAVQGFEETATNAKSTMASLESELTEALRNYKGDQAVAFWDLQRRLQEKMTVAVKELDTMSQLVHTSHQNYGRGDADVHQSFQGVGNSLEGSGVIPRLNP; encoded by the coding sequence ATGTCCAGTCCGGGATTCCAGGCAGATTCCGCTGCCATGACGCGCGCCGTCCAGGGTTTCGAGGAAACCGCGACGAACGCCAAGTCCACGATGGCCAGCTTGGAGTCCGAGCTGACCGAGGCCCTGCGCAACTACAAGGGTGACCAGGCTGTCGCGTTCTGGGACCTGCAGCGCCGGCTCCAGGAGAAGATGACCGTGGCCGTGAAGGAGCTCGACACCATGTCGCAGCTCGTCCACACCAGCCACCAGAACTACGGCCGCGGCGACGCCGACGTCCACCAGAGCTTCCAGGGGGTCGGCAACTCCCTCGAGGGCTCGGGCGTGATCCCCCGCCTCAACCCCTGA
- a CDS encoding WXG100 family type VII secretion target, translating into MTKNTAHTNFAAYSHQQLYAMLQAGDPNSARHAADKWKSAALHLHEQSHNLNSELAEFKDQWTGGAADQYQHMIVDLANGIAKVAQTAEAMNVMLGDAADALVKAKKEMPPPVSVPDVSPADVALAVNPPLLPPDASPAVVQAAAQQRQQAISNVEAQQSAANAAGSAHGKAIVVMTELAGEYSVAEESIPASPNAVQTPTAPPAGGGGAGSAGSPGLVGNGVTDPGVVVTPGDGHPLPSTGTPQPGTTVPTSNPLFGDMFTAGLAAASAAAFGRFGSIMPKVPSWATGKDPKDNKDEAPGTKLGGGGAGVEGGAGGGIPIGGGDAPSIGGGIPGGAGIGGGGADAPAAHSGLAGDGGTGNALSGLAGGAAGAVGAAAAKSAMPMMPMMPMGMGGGGDMGSGRRIPAWLVETENVWGQSAPVAPPVIGEEPEAY; encoded by the coding sequence ATGACCAAGAACACCGCGCACACGAACTTCGCCGCGTACAGCCACCAGCAGCTCTACGCGATGCTCCAGGCCGGCGACCCGAACAGCGCGCGCCACGCCGCCGACAAGTGGAAGTCCGCCGCGCTGCACCTGCACGAGCAGTCCCACAACCTCAACTCGGAGCTCGCCGAGTTCAAGGACCAGTGGACCGGTGGCGCGGCCGACCAGTACCAGCACATGATCGTCGACCTCGCGAACGGCATCGCCAAGGTGGCGCAGACCGCCGAGGCGATGAACGTGATGCTCGGCGACGCCGCCGACGCGCTCGTGAAGGCCAAGAAGGAGATGCCGCCGCCGGTTTCGGTGCCGGACGTCTCCCCCGCCGACGTCGCGCTCGCGGTGAACCCGCCGCTGCTGCCGCCGGACGCTTCCCCCGCCGTCGTGCAGGCCGCGGCGCAGCAGCGCCAGCAGGCCATCTCGAACGTCGAGGCCCAGCAGTCCGCGGCCAACGCCGCCGGGTCGGCGCACGGCAAGGCGATCGTCGTCATGACCGAACTGGCCGGCGAGTACTCCGTGGCCGAGGAGTCGATCCCGGCTTCGCCGAACGCCGTGCAGACGCCCACCGCCCCGCCCGCCGGCGGCGGCGGTGCGGGCAGCGCCGGTTCGCCCGGGCTGGTCGGCAACGGCGTCACCGACCCCGGCGTGGTGGTCACCCCCGGCGACGGGCACCCGCTGCCCTCGACCGGCACGCCGCAGCCGGGTACCACCGTGCCGACGTCGAACCCGCTGTTCGGCGACATGTTCACCGCCGGGCTCGCCGCGGCCTCGGCCGCCGCGTTCGGCCGGTTCGGCTCGATCATGCCCAAGGTGCCGTCCTGGGCCACCGGCAAGGACCCGAAGGACAACAAGGACGAGGCGCCCGGCACCAAGCTCGGCGGCGGCGGGGCCGGCGTCGAAGGCGGCGCCGGGGGCGGCATCCCCATCGGCGGGGGCGACGCGCCGTCGATCGGCGGCGGCATCCCCGGCGGGGCCGGGATCGGCGGCGGTGGCGCCGACGCCCCGGCCGCGCACTCCGGCCTGGCCGGCGACGGCGGCACGGGCAACGCGCTCAGCGGCCTCGCGGGCGGCGCGGCCGGTGCCGTGGGCGCGGCGGCGGCCAAGAGCGCGATGCCGATGATGCCCATGATGCCGATGGGCATGGGCGGTGGCGGCGACATGGGCTCCGGCCGCCGGATCCCGGCGTGGCTGGTCGAAACGGAGAACGTCTGGGGCCAGTCCGCCCCGGTCGCGCCCCCGGTGATCGGCGAAGAGCCCGAAGCGTACTGA
- a CDS encoding alpha/beta hydrolase produces MTAAGYRVVPARLDTVAGEFGSRADALGTAQKAVAGEKVPAAAFGQVSESAAAAKTFEKSMTELGEKLGEHVARAKKLQSGLTGSAAGYRRTDAQIAAMYRALLPEDPLPKAGNPAGIGGSADTGAWAHAIEENRAKVSDALTAERTKLAGLTDADEIKRSQARIKLYEDILANNRQILKFDPSGNGRIAELVGHIEQGTRNVGLFVPGVNTQMSNFDAYAGLGRSLVAADPTGRTAMVVWADGVFPQNPVVQGPDASYAQTMAPDLKHFADDLRGEISSHAGSDVTLTAIGHSYGGATVGLAETHGLDVDRVLHVESAGMGHGVWSPSDLPASQAGVQRYSMTAPLDPIEIAQGNAWGLEWTGIGHGADPDTFPGVTELETGRDAEGGQLWGLSSHSDVLKPGSESWTNMYRVITSGPVTPNGTFDPNGILEHGVEFLNDGGVLR; encoded by the coding sequence GTGACGGCTGCCGGCTATCGTGTGGTCCCCGCCCGCCTCGACACCGTGGCCGGCGAGTTCGGCTCACGCGCGGACGCGCTGGGCACCGCGCAGAAGGCGGTGGCGGGGGAAAAGGTTCCCGCCGCCGCGTTCGGCCAGGTCAGCGAGTCCGCGGCCGCGGCCAAGACGTTCGAGAAGTCGATGACGGAGCTGGGCGAGAAGCTCGGCGAGCACGTCGCCCGCGCCAAGAAACTCCAAAGTGGACTGACCGGGTCGGCCGCCGGCTACCGCCGCACCGACGCGCAGATCGCCGCGATGTACCGGGCGCTGCTGCCCGAAGACCCGCTGCCGAAGGCCGGGAACCCCGCCGGGATCGGCGGTTCCGCCGACACCGGCGCGTGGGCGCACGCGATCGAGGAGAACCGCGCCAAGGTCTCCGACGCGCTGACGGCCGAGCGCACCAAGCTCGCCGGGCTGACCGACGCCGACGAGATCAAGCGGTCGCAGGCGCGGATCAAGCTCTACGAAGACATCCTCGCGAACAACCGGCAGATCCTGAAGTTCGACCCGTCGGGCAACGGCCGGATCGCCGAGCTGGTCGGGCACATCGAGCAGGGGACGCGGAACGTCGGGTTGTTCGTCCCCGGCGTCAACACGCAGATGTCCAACTTCGACGCCTACGCCGGTCTCGGGCGCAGCCTGGTGGCCGCGGACCCGACCGGGCGCACCGCGATGGTCGTCTGGGCCGACGGGGTGTTCCCGCAGAACCCGGTCGTGCAGGGCCCGGACGCGAGCTACGCGCAGACGATGGCCCCCGATCTCAAGCACTTCGCCGACGACCTGCGCGGCGAGATCTCGAGCCACGCCGGCTCCGACGTCACGCTGACCGCGATCGGGCACAGCTACGGCGGCGCCACGGTCGGGCTGGCCGAGACGCACGGCCTCGACGTCGACCGCGTCCTGCACGTCGAGTCGGCGGGCATGGGCCACGGCGTGTGGTCGCCGTCGGACCTGCCGGCGAGCCAGGCGGGCGTTCAGCGCTACTCGATGACGGCGCCGCTCGACCCGATCGAGATCGCCCAGGGCAACGCGTGGGGCCTGGAGTGGACCGGCATCGGCCACGGCGCGGACCCGGACACGTTCCCCGGCGTCACCGAGCTGGAGACCGGCCGGGACGCGGAGGGCGGCCAGCTGTGGGGCCTGTCCTCGCACAGTGACGTGCTCAAGCCGGGTTCGGAGTCGTGGACGAACATGTACCGCGTGATCACCAGCGGCCCGGTCACCCCGAACGGCACCTTCGACCCGAATGGCATCCTCGAACACGGCGTCGAGTTCCTGAACGACGGAGGGGTGCTGCGATGA
- a CDS encoding S8 family serine peptidase has product MRIPAALAVAGLVAVGSPAVAAAAPQAQCANPSGTYSGAVPWGQRQIDPSRIWPLTRGDGQLVAVIGTGVDGQNRQFAPGQLEGGAGTESADCDGRGTIAAGIVGAQPDPSTTFAGVAPGARLLPIRYTDSSSRDGGDPGALAGAIDTALDRHAGVILIAVPAAFDSPALSGAVSRARSEGAVVVSAASATQQGARTYPTATSGVLGVGSVNQAGEPVQTEAGDYVGVAAPGAELVSTSAGAGGAIAHRWPVTDPGLAAAYVAGVAALVRAYHPDLTGDQVATRLTLTAHRPASGGHDPRLGWGVLDAYAAVSSTLPADIAPPGSAAPAATEPDVVPAAAPARHPSDVPAATIALAGVALAAAAGVTVAAVRRARRRGWRPSRFTP; this is encoded by the coding sequence GTGCGGATACCGGCGGCGCTCGCGGTCGCGGGCCTGGTTGCGGTCGGCTCGCCCGCCGTGGCGGCCGCGGCCCCGCAAGCACAGTGCGCGAACCCGTCCGGCACGTATTCCGGCGCCGTCCCGTGGGGCCAGCGCCAGATCGACCCGTCGCGGATCTGGCCGCTGACGCGGGGTGACGGCCAGCTGGTCGCCGTGATCGGCACCGGCGTCGACGGGCAGAACCGCCAGTTCGCGCCCGGCCAGCTCGAAGGCGGCGCGGGCACCGAGTCCGCCGACTGCGACGGCCGCGGCACGATCGCGGCCGGGATCGTCGGCGCGCAACCGGATCCGTCGACGACGTTCGCCGGTGTCGCGCCGGGCGCGCGCCTGCTCCCGATCCGCTACACCGACAGCTCGTCGCGCGACGGCGGCGACCCGGGCGCGCTGGCCGGCGCGATCGACACGGCGCTCGACCGGCACGCGGGTGTCATCCTGATCGCCGTCCCGGCGGCGTTCGACAGCCCGGCGCTGTCCGGCGCGGTTTCCCGCGCGCGGTCCGAGGGCGCGGTGGTCGTCTCGGCGGCGTCGGCGACCCAGCAGGGCGCGCGCACCTATCCGACGGCGACGTCCGGGGTGCTGGGCGTCGGCTCGGTGAACCAAGCGGGCGAGCCGGTGCAGACCGAGGCGGGCGACTACGTCGGCGTCGCGGCACCGGGCGCGGAGCTGGTCAGCACGTCGGCCGGCGCGGGCGGCGCGATCGCGCACCGCTGGCCGGTGACCGACCCCGGCCTGGCGGCGGCGTACGTCGCGGGGGTCGCGGCCCTGGTCCGGGCGTACCACCCGGACCTGACCGGCGACCAGGTCGCCACGCGCCTCACGCTCACGGCCCACCGCCCGGCTTCGGGCGGCCACGACCCGCGGCTGGGGTGGGGAGTGCTGGACGCGTACGCGGCGGTCTCGTCGACGCTGCCCGCGGACATCGCCCCGCCCGGTTCGGCCGCCCCGGCGGCCACCGAACCCGACGTGGTCCCGGCGGCGGCCCCGGCCCGGCACCCGTCGGACGTGCCGGCGGCCACGATCGCCTTGGCCGGGGTGGCTTTGGCGGCGGCGGCGGGCGTCACGGTGGCGGCGGTCCGGCGAGCCCGGCGTCGCGGCTGGCGGCCGTCCCGCTTCACGCCGTAG
- the nadC gene encoding carboxylating nicotinate-nucleotide diphosphorylase: MTFPISEPVLRLIAASGLDVEDVKRVVTTALGEDLRYGPDATTASTVPASATAVAELTPRVDGVVAGLPVALAVFDMVLGDGYEVLARREDGDRLVAGEPALVVAGPVRGLLTAERTALNLLCHLSGVATATAAWVSEVDGTGCAIRDSRKTLPGLRLLQKYAVRCGGGVNHRLGLGDAVLIKDNHVVAAGSVTAALAAARAHAPELPCEVEVDTLEQLEEALAAAADEVLLDNFTPEQCRLAVARRDEVSPKTRLESSGELTIDRGRAYARSGVDYLSVGGLTHSSPALDLGMDLR, translated from the coding sequence ATGACGTTCCCGATCTCCGAACCGGTCCTGCGCCTGATCGCCGCCTCGGGTCTCGACGTCGAAGACGTCAAGCGGGTGGTCACCACCGCGCTGGGCGAAGACCTGCGGTACGGGCCGGACGCGACGACCGCGTCGACGGTGCCCGCGTCCGCGACCGCGGTGGCAGAGCTGACCCCGCGCGTCGACGGCGTGGTCGCCGGGCTGCCGGTGGCGCTGGCCGTGTTCGACATGGTGCTCGGCGACGGCTACGAGGTGCTCGCCCGGCGCGAGGACGGCGACCGGCTGGTCGCGGGGGAGCCCGCGCTGGTCGTCGCCGGCCCGGTGCGCGGGCTGCTCACCGCCGAGCGCACGGCGCTGAACCTGCTCTGCCACCTCTCCGGCGTCGCCACCGCGACCGCCGCCTGGGTGTCCGAAGTGGACGGTACCGGGTGCGCGATCCGGGACTCCCGCAAGACGTTGCCGGGGCTGCGGCTGCTGCAGAAGTACGCCGTCCGCTGCGGCGGCGGGGTGAACCACCGGCTGGGCCTGGGCGACGCGGTGCTGATCAAGGACAACCACGTCGTCGCCGCGGGTTCGGTGACGGCGGCGCTGGCCGCGGCCCGCGCGCACGCGCCGGAACTGCCGTGCGAGGTCGAGGTCGACACGCTCGAACAGCTCGAGGAGGCGCTGGCCGCGGCGGCGGACGAGGTGCTGCTGGACAACTTCACGCCGGAGCAGTGCCGGCTCGCGGTCGCGCGCCGCGACGAGGTTTCCCCGAAGACGCGGCTGGAATCCTCTGGTGAGCTCACCATCGACCGTGGTAGAGCCTATGCCCGGTCCGGTGTGGACTACCTGTCGGTGGGCGGGCTGACGCACTCTTCACCCGCGTTGGATCTCGGCATGGACCTTCGCTGA
- a CDS encoding L-aspartate oxidase: MTPPVNDPQAKTPVWEARADLVVVGSGVAGLTAALRAQALGLHVLVVTKSAVTDGNTRWAQGGVAVVLENEHDLDDSVAKHAEDTFAAGAGLVDEAAARSILDGGPAAIARLRADGAEFDAAATGLLARTREGGHSAFRVIHAGGDATGAEVERALVARAGEARVPVLEHHLAVDALRTPGGRVAGVTVLDRNGVPGVVRASAVLLASGGIGQLYQATSNPEIATGDGLALALRAGAAVADIEFVQFHPTVLYTPGARGRCPLVTEAVRGEGATLVDGAGLPVMRGVHPLGDLAPRDVVSAAITRRMATAPGGVDDHVFLDATSIAGFATRFPTVFGACRALGLDPAVDPIPVTPAAHFSCGGVVTTVDGRSSVPGLYAAGEVARTGLHGANRLASNSLLEGLVVGQRVAEAVAADLAAGLLADPARGRLPSWTTAPAAERDALQRVMSRYAAIGRDADGLAAAGSVLDLSTQDSPLWTHAAVEDAALTVVAQALLAAAVRRTESRGCHVRSDFPDPDENWRRSQLIRLSPSGQPVLADPIRLEGVA; this comes from the coding sequence ATGACGCCGCCGGTTAATGACCCCCAGGCGAAAACTCCGGTTTGGGAGGCCCGCGCGGATCTGGTCGTGGTCGGCAGCGGCGTCGCCGGGCTGACCGCGGCGCTGCGGGCGCAGGCGCTCGGGCTGCACGTCCTGGTCGTCACCAAGTCGGCGGTCACGGACGGCAACACGCGCTGGGCGCAGGGCGGCGTCGCCGTGGTCCTGGAGAACGAGCACGACCTCGACGACTCGGTCGCCAAGCACGCGGAGGACACCTTCGCCGCGGGCGCCGGCCTGGTCGACGAGGCCGCGGCCCGCTCGATCCTCGACGGCGGCCCGGCCGCGATCGCCCGGCTGCGGGCGGACGGCGCGGAGTTCGACGCCGCCGCCACCGGCCTGCTCGCGCGGACCCGCGAGGGCGGGCACAGCGCGTTCCGCGTGATCCACGCCGGCGGCGACGCGACCGGCGCCGAAGTCGAACGCGCCCTGGTCGCGCGGGCGGGGGAGGCGCGGGTGCCGGTGCTGGAGCACCACCTCGCCGTCGACGCCCTGCGCACGCCGGGCGGGCGGGTCGCCGGGGTCACGGTGCTCGACCGCAACGGGGTGCCGGGGGTGGTCCGCGCGTCGGCCGTGCTGCTGGCCAGCGGCGGGATCGGGCAGCTCTACCAGGCGACGTCGAACCCGGAGATCGCCACCGGCGACGGCCTCGCGCTCGCGCTGCGGGCCGGGGCGGCGGTGGCGGACATCGAGTTCGTCCAGTTCCACCCGACCGTCCTCTACACCCCGGGCGCGCGCGGGCGCTGCCCGCTGGTCACCGAGGCGGTCCGCGGCGAGGGCGCGACCCTGGTCGACGGCGCCGGCCTGCCGGTGATGCGCGGCGTGCACCCGCTCGGCGACCTCGCCCCGCGCGACGTCGTCTCGGCGGCGATCACGCGGCGGATGGCGACGGCGCCCGGCGGCGTCGACGACCACGTCTTCCTCGACGCGACCTCGATCGCCGGGTTCGCGACCCGGTTCCCGACGGTGTTCGGGGCCTGCCGGGCGCTCGGGCTGGACCCCGCCGTCGACCCGATCCCGGTGACCCCGGCGGCGCACTTCTCGTGCGGCGGCGTGGTGACCACAGTGGACGGACGTTCGTCGGTGCCCGGCCTGTACGCCGCGGGCGAGGTGGCGCGGACCGGCCTGCACGGCGCGAACCGGCTGGCCTCCAACAGCTTGCTCGAAGGCCTGGTCGTCGGGCAGCGCGTCGCGGAGGCCGTCGCGGCGGATCTCGCGGCCGGGCTGCTGGCCGATCCGGCGCGCGGGCGGCTGCCGTCGTGGACCACCGCGCCCGCCGCCGAGCGCGACGCGCTGCAGCGGGTGATGAGCCGGTACGCGGCGATCGGCCGCGACGCCGACGGGCTCGCGGCCGCGGGGTCCGTGCTCGACCTGTCCACCCAGGACAGTCCGTTGTGGACGCACGCGGCGGTCGAAGACGCGGCGCTGACCGTGGTGGCGCAGGCGTTGCTCGCCGCGGCCGTCCGGCGCACCGAGTCGCGCGGCTGCCACGTGCGGTCCGACTTCCCGGACCCGGACGAGAACTGGCGGCGCAGCCAGCTCATCCGGCTCAGCCCGTCCGGCCAGCCGGTGCTGGCCGACCCGATCCGCCTGGAGGGCGTGGCATGA
- the nadA gene encoding quinolinate synthase NadA, whose translation MTTTLVPEGLTPFGGVEANAAWAEEVRRLAKQRDAVLLAHNYQVPEIQDIADHTGDSLALSRIAASSDASTIVFCGVHFMAETAKILAPEKTVLIPDARAGCSLADSITGAELRAWKAEHPGAVVVSYVNTTAEVKAETDICCTSSNAVDVVASIPADQEVLFLPDQFLGAHVKRVTGRENMHIWAGECHVHAGINGAELAERAAEDPEADLFIHPECGCATSALYLAGEGAVAPERVKILSTGDMVHEARDTKAKTVLVATEIGMIHQLRKAAPGIDFRAVNDRASCRYMKMITPAALLRCLREGLDEVHVDLETAARAKASVQRMIEIGQPGGGE comes from the coding sequence ATGACCACCACGTTGGTTCCGGAAGGCCTCACCCCGTTCGGCGGGGTCGAGGCGAACGCGGCCTGGGCGGAGGAGGTGCGGCGCCTGGCGAAGCAGCGCGATGCGGTCCTGCTCGCGCACAACTACCAGGTCCCCGAGATCCAGGACATCGCCGACCACACCGGCGACTCCCTCGCGCTCAGCCGCATCGCGGCGAGCAGCGACGCGTCCACCATCGTCTTCTGCGGCGTGCACTTCATGGCCGAGACCGCGAAGATCCTCGCCCCCGAGAAGACCGTCCTGATCCCCGACGCGCGGGCCGGCTGCTCGCTCGCCGACTCCATCACCGGCGCCGAACTGCGCGCCTGGAAGGCCGAGCACCCGGGCGCGGTGGTCGTCTCCTACGTCAACACCACGGCCGAGGTGAAGGCCGAAACGGACATCTGCTGCACGTCCTCGAACGCGGTCGACGTCGTCGCGTCCATCCCCGCTGACCAGGAAGTCCTCTTCCTGCCGGACCAGTTCCTCGGTGCCCACGTCAAGCGTGTGACCGGCCGGGAGAACATGCACATCTGGGCCGGGGAGTGCCACGTCCACGCCGGCATCAACGGCGCGGAGCTGGCCGAGCGGGCGGCCGAGGACCCGGAGGCGGACCTGTTCATCCACCCCGAGTGCGGTTGCGCGACCTCGGCGCTCTACCTGGCCGGCGAGGGTGCCGTGGCGCCGGAGCGGGTCAAGATCCTCTCCACCGGCGACATGGTCCACGAGGCCCGCGACACGAAGGCCAAGACGGTGCTGGTGGCCACCGAGATCGGCATGATCCACCAGCTGCGCAAGGCCGCGCCGGGCATCGACTTCCGCGCGGTGAACGACCGCGCGTCCTGCCGGTACATGAAGATGATCACCCCCGCCGCGCTGCTGCGCTGCCTGCGTGAGGGCCTCGACGAGGTTCACGTCGACCTCGAAACGGCGGCCCGCGCGAAGGCGTCGGTGCAGCGGATGATCGAGATCGGGCAGCCGGGCGGCGGCGAATGA
- a CDS encoding NUDIX domain-containing protein encodes MRSDTLRVLLWRRALDPHLGRWSLPGGRLRPDEDVETSVRRQLKEKVDVRQLKHVEQLAVFSDPHRVPGPRVVATAFLALVPSDVDPEVPEDTEWHDVAKLPRTAFDHESIVLRARDRLRSKLSYTNLGFALAPDEFTISALRGLYSAALGYRVSATNLQRVLSRRGLLVPTGHTAPPGRAGGRPAALFSFAGKGMQITDPFAVFKPPNR; translated from the coding sequence GTGCGCTCGGACACACTGCGGGTCCTCCTGTGGCGCCGCGCGCTCGACCCGCACCTCGGCCGCTGGTCGCTGCCGGGCGGCCGGCTGCGGCCCGACGAGGACGTCGAGACGTCCGTCCGGCGGCAGCTCAAGGAGAAGGTCGACGTCCGCCAGCTGAAGCACGTCGAGCAGCTCGCGGTGTTCAGCGACCCGCACCGGGTGCCCGGCCCGCGCGTGGTGGCGACGGCGTTCCTCGCGCTGGTCCCCTCCGACGTCGACCCCGAAGTGCCCGAGGACACCGAGTGGCACGACGTCGCGAAGCTGCCGCGCACGGCGTTCGACCACGAGTCGATCGTGCTGCGCGCCCGCGACCGGCTGCGTTCGAAGCTCTCCTACACCAACCTCGGGTTCGCGCTGGCCCCCGACGAGTTCACGATTTCCGCGCTGCGCGGCCTGTATTCGGCGGCGCTCGGCTACCGCGTCTCGGCGACCAACCTGCAGCGGGTGCTGTCGCGGCGCGGGCTGCTGGTTCCCACAGGTCACACGGCCCCGCCCGGGCGCGCGGGCGGGCGTCCGGCGGCGCTCTTCTCGTTCGCCGGCAAGGGCATGCAGATCACGGACCCGTTCGCCGTGTTCAAACCGCCCAACCGGTGA
- a CDS encoding LON peptidase substrate-binding domain-containing protein, producing the protein MTEPESESDATTTLLPLFPLQTVLLPGTKLPLHIFEPRYRQLTADLVSGTVPGREFGVVALRSSLTREVSGLDQLYEVGCSTILREAKRLPDGRFDVVTQAQRRFRLTDLDCTSAPYLIASVEWLDDEPVAPSGGMAERLATVARAAHQRYCETAWRSDDWTSPEPDTTLEELAYVLAADCLLPLEDRQRLLEERHPLRRLRIACRLLTRETGFLNTLGAVPLPPGELTDLSRPASLN; encoded by the coding sequence GTGACCGAGCCGGAATCGGAAAGCGACGCGACGACGACCTTGCTGCCGTTGTTCCCCTTGCAGACCGTTCTGCTGCCCGGAACCAAGCTCCCGTTGCACATCTTCGAACCGCGCTACCGGCAGCTGACGGCGGACCTCGTGAGCGGCACGGTCCCGGGCCGGGAGTTCGGCGTCGTCGCACTCCGCTCGTCGCTGACCCGCGAGGTAAGTGGTCTGGACCAGCTGTACGAGGTCGGCTGCAGCACGATCCTGCGCGAGGCGAAACGCCTCCCGGACGGCCGCTTCGACGTCGTCACCCAGGCCCAGCGCCGCTTCCGCCTGACCGACCTCGACTGCACGTCGGCGCCGTACCTGATCGCGTCGGTGGAGTGGCTCGACGACGAGCCGGTGGCCCCGTCCGGCGGCATGGCCGAGCGCCTGGCGACGGTCGCCCGCGCGGCCCACCAGCGCTACTGCGAAACGGCGTGGCGCAGCGACGACTGGACCAGCCCGGAGCCGGACACGACGCTCGAGGAGCTGGCCTACGTGCTGGCCGCGGACTGCCTGCTGCCGCTGGAAGACCGCCAGCGCCTGCTGGAGGAACGCCACCCGCTGCGCCGGCTCCGCATCGCGTGCCGCCTGCTGACGCGGGAGACGGGCTTCCTGAACACACTCGGCGCGGTGCCGCTGCCGCCGGGCGAACTCACGGACCTGAGCCGCCCGGCCAGCCTCAACTGA
- a CDS encoding M48 family metallopeptidase: protein MTEDIEVSRRDAVRFPGISSRAYEHPVDRGALATLRAVPGFAQVVKAISGFYNERGERLMALASSIRVGPKQYPELERLRHECAETLDLPSVPNVFVFQDPRARAETVGMDEPFIRLSTGLVELMSPDSLRFVLGHEMGHVLSGHAVYRTIMVRLVALQLSMSWTPVSALGIRAVIAALREWFRKAELSCDRAGLLCGQDPTAALRAQIQIAGGIDPSRIDIPSFLQQAAEYESVEDLRDSFLKLKFVETESHPFAVVRAAQLQRWAASPEYRAILAGDYPRRDDDKPASDWKDDLKAAAQSYKESWNSSADPLTKAFSDAGEAVSGAAGKVWNKFGNGNGS, encoded by the coding sequence GTGACCGAAGACATCGAAGTTTCGCGGAGAGACGCCGTCCGGTTCCCGGGCATCAGCTCGCGCGCGTACGAGCACCCGGTGGACCGCGGCGCGCTCGCCACGCTGCGCGCGGTGCCCGGGTTCGCTCAGGTCGTCAAGGCCATCTCGGGGTTCTACAACGAACGCGGCGAGCGGCTGATGGCGCTCGCGTCGTCGATCCGCGTCGGGCCGAAGCAGTACCCGGAGCTCGAGCGGCTGCGCCACGAGTGCGCCGAGACGCTCGACCTGCCGTCGGTGCCGAACGTGTTCGTCTTCCAGGATCCGCGGGCGCGGGCCGAGACGGTCGGCATGGACGAGCCGTTCATCCGGCTCAGCACCGGGCTCGTCGAGCTGATGAGCCCCGATTCGCTGCGGTTCGTGCTCGGGCACGAGATGGGGCACGTGCTGTCCGGGCACGCGGTGTACCGCACGATCATGGTGCGCCTGGTCGCGCTGCAGCTGTCGATGTCGTGGACGCCGGTGAGCGCGCTCGGCATCCGGGCGGTCATCGCGGCGCTGCGCGAGTGGTTCCGCAAGGCCGAGCTGTCGTGCGACCGCGCCGGCCTGCTGTGCGGGCAGGACCCGACGGCGGCGCTGCGCGCCCAGATCCAGATCGCGGGCGGCATCGACCCCTCGCGCATCGACATCCCGTCGTTCCTGCAGCAGGCGGCGGAGTACGAGTCGGTCGAAGACCTCCGCGACAGTTTCCTCAAGCTCAAGTTCGTCGAGACGGAGTCGCACCCGTTCGCGGTGGTCCGCGCGGCGCAGCTGCAGCGGTGGGCGGCTTCGCCGGAGTACCGCGCGATCCTGGCCGGCGACTACCCGCGCCGCGACGACGACAAGCCGGCGTCGGACTGGAAGGACGACCTCAAGGCGGCCGCCCAGTCGTACAAGGAGTCGTGGAACTCCTCGGCCGACCCGCTGACGAAGGCGTTCAGCGACGCCGGCGAAGCGGTCTCGGGCGCGGCGGGCAAGGTGTGGAACAAGTTCGGCAACGGCAACGGTTCCTGA
- a CDS encoding DUF2567 domain-containing protein yields the protein MSETSGPAHRPSAVAGPWSVPVLFRERRPRVVVKADLLPAVSVFSTVGLLSFPLAFAWSRLAPPERVRIIAADGSQGALELESWHRFDDLAVFGLMTLGLGIVVGVVSWLLRERRGPVVFLAAVLGVALAGVLAMLLGVTWANSHYAITDPPALGSVIELAPRLESWWVLLTGPLGVSIAYSLLATWNGRDDLGRRLG from the coding sequence GTGAGTGAGACGTCGGGGCCCGCGCACCGGCCGTCGGCCGTGGCCGGGCCGTGGTCGGTGCCCGTGCTGTTCCGGGAGCGGCGGCCGCGGGTGGTCGTCAAGGCCGACCTGCTGCCCGCGGTGAGCGTGTTCAGCACGGTGGGCCTGCTGAGCTTCCCGCTCGCCTTCGCGTGGTCCCGGCTCGCGCCGCCCGAGCGCGTCCGCATCATCGCCGCCGACGGCTCCCAAGGCGCGCTGGAGCTGGAGAGCTGGCACCGGTTCGACGACCTCGCGGTGTTCGGGCTGATGACGCTCGGGCTCGGGATCGTCGTGGGCGTCGTCAGCTGGCTGCTGCGCGAACGCCGCGGCCCGGTCGTCTTCCTGGCCGCCGTGCTCGGCGTGGCGCTCGCGGGCGTGCTCGCCATGCTGCTCGGCGTCACGTGGGCGAACAGCCACTACGCCATCACCGATCCACCCGCGCTCGGCTCGGTGATCGAGCTGGCGCCGCGGCTGGAGTCGTGGTGGGTGCTGCTGACCGGCCCGCTCGGCGTGTCGATCGCCTACAGCCTGCTGGCCACCTGGAACGGACGCGACGACCTGGGCCGCCGCCTGGGCTGA